One part of the Sphingobium yanoikuyae genome encodes these proteins:
- the smc gene encoding chromosome segregation protein SMC has translation MQIKRLKLSGFKSFVDATELRIEPGLTGIVGPNGCGKSNLLEAIRWVMGESSAKSMRGGGMEDVIFAGTTSRPQRDFAEVSLLTIQEQGELFNAVDVGADGELEVTRRIERGAGSAYRANGKDVRAKDVALIFADAATGAHSPALVSQGRIAAVIAARPQERRAMLEEAAGIAGLHVRRKDAEQKLRAAEGNLARLDEILADMDSRAGNLRRQARAAERYIRLSEQIRIAEGRVIFARWREANASAEAARAEAKLAEATVGAAQEALTAANVHSGAAVTALAERRAEALATRDAASESGHQLNTLKAERDGVVRRLHDLAQQAARLDEDREREGTLANDAAEAIARLTAEVASLKARIAETEAMRPDFAARIARAEDGARDAELELARAMAKQAGEQAELRVAEAALAAARDRLGRAEQAMRRLEGEAAALPDAAPLEAKRDEATAAQVRANADREAAEAAIATAETERQVASEARAAAEAALASARAALAALDSEATALRKAIDAGGSGRARALDQLKAAPGYERALAAALGDDLEAPIGAEGPRRWAGADALKDDPGLPDGASPLAAHVTAPAALARRLAQVAVVENDNGQALHVGQRLVTLDGQLRRWDGYIAVEGGAAAAERLIRINRLEAIDAARPEAAQAVQAAQAEQAEAGAREKAAVDALAAGRTKLSDADQRLRTALRAADEAAGALERLSGKREAIEERLAEARRDQETAQAEHDKASAARAALPDGAETRAQVAALSQASEKARMAVSQLQADQALADRALSSDRERMAAADAEAKGWNTRAGEAAKRIAAMASRGETVVQERAAIEGQPEALGASIATLTEEREAQVERAEQARRAEIEAEATLKAAEKRAADAGEALAGAREARATAVARAEAADERRIETNRLSGERFECPPPVLPEKLGFPSADIRIAQSEQAEHDRLSAERERIGPVNLVAAQELEELETIQATSRSESAELTQAINQLRGSIGSLNREGRQRLLAAFEAVDGHFRRLFTTLFNGGQAHLELIDSDDPLEAGLEIMAQPPGKKLAALTLLSGGEQALTAVALIFGLFLTNPAPICVLDEVDAPLDDANVERFCDLLDAMVAQTRTRYLIVTHNAVSMARMHRLFGVTMVERGVSRLVSVNLHGAEALLAAQ, from the coding sequence ATGCAGATAAAGCGGCTCAAGCTTTCGGGCTTCAAGAGCTTCGTCGATGCGACCGAATTGCGCATCGAGCCGGGCCTGACCGGCATTGTCGGCCCCAATGGCTGCGGCAAATCCAACCTCTTAGAAGCGATCCGCTGGGTGATGGGCGAATCCAGCGCCAAGTCGATGCGCGGCGGCGGCATGGAGGATGTGATCTTCGCCGGCACCACCAGCCGGCCGCAGCGCGACTTTGCCGAAGTGTCGCTGCTGACCATCCAGGAACAGGGCGAGCTGTTCAACGCGGTCGATGTCGGCGCGGATGGCGAACTGGAAGTCACCCGCCGGATCGAGCGCGGCGCGGGCAGCGCCTATCGCGCCAATGGCAAGGATGTGCGCGCCAAGGATGTGGCGCTGATCTTCGCCGATGCCGCCACCGGTGCGCACAGCCCGGCGCTGGTCAGCCAGGGCCGGATCGCCGCCGTCATCGCCGCCCGGCCACAGGAACGGCGCGCCATGCTGGAAGAAGCGGCGGGGATCGCCGGCTTGCATGTCCGGCGCAAGGATGCCGAGCAGAAATTGCGCGCGGCCGAGGGCAATCTGGCCCGGCTGGACGAGATATTGGCCGACATGGACAGTCGTGCCGGCAATTTGCGGCGTCAGGCGCGCGCGGCGGAACGCTATATCCGCCTGTCCGAACAGATCCGCATTGCCGAAGGCCGGGTGATCTTCGCCCGCTGGCGCGAGGCCAATGCCAGTGCCGAGGCGGCGCGGGCCGAGGCGAAGCTGGCCGAAGCCACGGTGGGCGCGGCGCAGGAGGCGCTGACCGCGGCCAATGTCCATAGCGGCGCGGCCGTGACCGCGCTGGCCGAGCGGCGGGCCGAGGCCTTGGCAACGCGCGATGCCGCCAGCGAATCCGGCCACCAGCTCAACACGCTGAAGGCCGAGCGCGACGGGGTGGTGCGCCGGCTGCATGATCTGGCGCAGCAGGCGGCGCGGCTGGACGAGGATCGCGAGCGCGAGGGGACGCTGGCCAATGACGCGGCCGAGGCGATTGCGCGGCTGACGGCCGAGGTCGCGAGCCTGAAGGCCCGGATTGCCGAGACCGAGGCGATGCGTCCCGATTTCGCCGCGCGCATCGCCCGCGCCGAGGATGGTGCGCGCGATGCCGAGCTGGAGCTGGCCAGGGCGATGGCCAAGCAGGCGGGCGAGCAGGCCGAACTGCGCGTCGCGGAGGCGGCGCTGGCAGCAGCGCGCGACCGGCTGGGCCGGGCGGAGCAGGCGATGCGGCGGCTGGAGGGGGAGGCGGCGGCCTTGCCCGATGCCGCACCGCTGGAAGCGAAGCGCGACGAGGCGACGGCGGCGCAGGTCCGCGCCAATGCCGATCGCGAGGCGGCGGAAGCGGCGATCGCGACGGCCGAGACGGAGCGGCAGGTGGCGAGCGAGGCGCGGGCGGCAGCGGAGGCCGCGCTGGCATCGGCACGGGCGGCGCTGGCGGCGCTGGACAGCGAGGCGACGGCGCTGCGCAAGGCGATCGATGCCGGCGGCAGCGGCCGGGCGCGGGCGCTCGACCAGTTGAAGGCGGCACCGGGCTATGAGCGGGCGCTGGCGGCGGCGCTGGGCGATGATCTGGAAGCACCGATCGGGGCCGAGGGGCCGCGCCGCTGGGCGGGTGCTGACGCGTTGAAGGATGATCCCGGCTTGCCCGACGGCGCCAGCCCGCTGGCCGCGCACGTGACCGCACCCGCGGCGCTGGCGCGGCGGCTGGCGCAGGTGGCGGTGGTGGAAAATGACAACGGCCAGGCGTTGCACGTGGGCCAGCGGCTCGTGACGCTGGATGGGCAATTGCGGCGCTGGGATGGCTATATCGCGGTCGAGGGTGGCGCGGCGGCCGCCGAACGACTGATCCGCATCAACCGGCTGGAGGCGATCGATGCCGCGCGCCCAGAGGCTGCGCAGGCGGTCCAGGCGGCGCAGGCGGAACAGGCCGAGGCCGGCGCGCGCGAGAAGGCGGCGGTGGATGCGCTGGCGGCCGGGCGCACCAAATTGAGCGATGCCGACCAGCGATTGCGCACGGCGCTGCGCGCGGCGGACGAGGCGGCGGGGGCGCTGGAGCGGCTGAGCGGCAAGCGCGAGGCGATCGAGGAACGGCTGGCCGAGGCCCGGCGCGACCAGGAGACGGCGCAGGCCGAACATGACAAGGCGTCGGCCGCGCGCGCCGCCCTGCCCGATGGCGCCGAGACGCGGGCGCAGGTGGCGGCGCTGTCGCAGGCGAGCGAGAAGGCGCGCATGGCCGTCAGCCAGTTGCAGGCCGACCAGGCACTGGCCGACCGGGCGCTGTCGAGCGATCGCGAGCGCATGGCGGCCGCCGATGCCGAGGCCAAGGGATGGAATACCCGCGCCGGCGAGGCGGCCAAGCGCATCGCCGCCATGGCATCACGCGGCGAGACGGTGGTGCAGGAGCGTGCCGCGATCGAGGGCCAGCCCGAGGCGCTGGGCGCCAGCATCGCCACGCTGACCGAGGAGCGCGAGGCGCAGGTCGAGCGTGCCGAACAGGCCCGCCGCGCCGAGATCGAGGCCGAGGCGACGCTGAAGGCAGCCGAAAAGCGCGCGGCCGATGCCGGCGAAGCGCTGGCCGGTGCGCGTGAGGCGCGGGCGACGGCGGTGGCGCGCGCCGAGGCGGCGGACGAACGGCGGATCGAGACCAATCGCCTGTCGGGCGAGCGGTTCGAATGCCCGCCGCCGGTGCTGCCGGAGAAACTGGGCTTTCCCAGCGCCGACATCCGCATCGCCCAGAGCGAGCAGGCCGAGCATGATCGCCTCTCGGCCGAGCGCGAGCGGATCGGCCCGGTCAATCTGGTCGCAGCGCAGGAGCTGGAGGAGCTGGAGACGATCCAGGCGACCAGCCGGTCCGAAAGCGCGGAACTGACCCAGGCGATCAACCAGCTGCGCGGATCGATCGGCAGCCTCAACCGCGAGGGGCGGCAGCGGCTTCTGGCCGCGTTCGAGGCAGTGGACGGGCATTTCCGCCGGCTCTTCACGACGCTGTTCAATGGCGGCCAGGCGCATCTGGAACTGATCGACAGCGACGATCCGCTGGAGGCGGGGCTGGAGATCATGGCCCAGCCGCCGGGCAAGAAGCTGGCGGCGCTGACCCTGTTGTCGGGCGGCGAGCAGGCGCTGACTGCGGTGGCGCTGATCTTCGGCCTGTTCCTCACCAATCCGGCGCCGATCTGCGTGCTGGACGAAGTCGACGCGCCGCTGGACGACGCCAATGTCGAGCGTTTCTGCGACCTGCTCGATGCGATGGTCGCCCAGACCCGGACCCGCTACCTGATCGTCACCCATAATGCGGTGTCGATGGCGCGCATGCACCGCCTGTTCGGCGTCACCATGGTGGAGCGCGGCGTCAGCCGGCTGGTGTCGGTCAACCTGCATGGCGCCGAGGCGCTGCTGGCGGCGCAATAG